From Candidatus Thermoplasmatota archaeon:
TGTGCAAATGTTAACGCTTGTTTCAGTAATGGATGATTAAAAAACATTTGCTCTGATCTAGTGAGTTTCTGTTTTTTTGTGAATTTTTCAATGTATTTCAAAAAAGATGTAATACCTTGTGTTTCAACAAGTTCTAGACAATGATAAGTATGCAAAAGAATAGTATGATAGTTGTATAATGTGAAAACAAAAGGTTTTCTTTTAAATCTTTTTGAAATAGTTGCTCTTGCATCAAGTATGTCTTTTTTGGAAAGGTATTTTGGTTTTTTGTATGTAAGAATACCAAGTTTGTTGAGTTTTTCAAGTACTTCTAAATACAAACTATATAATGGTTTTTGGATGCTTTTAAGGTTTTCATCCATTGGTATTTTTATCCAGTCTATGAGAATTTCTTTAACATGATTTTTAACATCAACATCATCACGTGTTCTACTTTCAATATGGGTGATTTTTAGATTTTCCAGGATTTTTGCAATCTTTTTTTTCTTGGACCCAGGTGATGCAGTCAGACCAAGAATCCTGCAACAGCATTCTCTGGCGATTTTAACATAAGCATAGTTTTCCACTGCCTTATGCATCTCATCAAAAATAACAAGCCCAAGATCCTTTAGCGTGTATCGCTTGTTTTTTATATCATTGTATATTGTTTGTGGTGTTGCAATTATTATTGTTGCTTGGTTGAAAAGTTTTACGCGTTTTTTTGCAGAAACATTACCTGAAAGCATTATTATTTTTTCTTCATCTATTGCAAGATATTTTTTGCAGTTTTCATAATGTTGCTGTATCAACGGTTTTGTTGGTGCTAAAAATAAAATTTTTTTAGGCAAAACCTCTGCTATGACAAGAAAAGCAATAATGGTTTTTCCTAAACCTGTTGGGAGGATAACTGCAGTGTTTTTCAAACAAGCCCGGCTTGCAATATCAAGCTGATATTGCCTAGCAAAAATTGTGTTTTTGCGAATATATGGTTTATGTATGTAAATATTATCCTTTTCATAGGAAGGACTATCTTCTTTTAGAAACATGGAAAGATTAGTTTGAATCATATTAAAAATCCTGAAGTATAAATTCTTTTTTTCATTTCAGCTATTATAAAGATGATTAGAATATTTAGATTTTCCTTAAACAACTATAATACCAGTTGTTGATTTTTTTATCTCAATATTTACGTTAATTTGTTTTAAAAAGTTAATCCTATACTTACATCTTCCTTTATTTTATTATATTACATACCAAATCTTTTCCTATCCTTTTCCAGACAGCATTTCTTATACTTTTTCCCTGAGCCGCAAGGGCAGGGATCGTTACGTCCAATCTTTGAACCATATTTTTTATTCCAATGGTTTTCTTCTTTTTGCTTTCTTGTACTTAAAAAGCTTTCAGGTTGTATTTTTAATATAGTTTCTTTAGTTTCAACTGGTTTTTCTGATTCAAAATTTATACCAAATTTACTTAGATATTTAAAATATTGAAATGCACTACTTTTTTCTGTTTCTTTCTTTTCTAATTTGGTAAATAATTTATCCATTGCATTATCATATTTTTCAAGATTTGGGGATTTTGAATAAATTTTTGAATTTTTTTCAACTAATTGTTTTTTAGCATTCAATAATTTTCTCTTTTCCAAGTCAGCATTACTTTTTTCTAAAACATCTTCAAGAAAATTTATTACATGCATATAATCATCATAAATTGTTGTTTTTATTGTATCAATTGAAAACATGTTTTTTTCAACTCGATTATCAATAATTTTAAGTGCTTCAGTTAAATAAAACTCAGCATGTAAATAATTCTTTTTTTCAAAATAGTACTGTGCTAAATCATAGGCTAAATAACAGTAAAAAGGGTACTTCTTTTTTAATTCTTTGTATAACTCATTCCATTTAGGATCATTATGAATAATGCAGGAAATTAATTCTATACCATTCCAGTCTGGATGAGGTATCTGTTTGATAAGATAATTAGTAATTTCCAAAACTTTTTTTTCAAATTTAGGATTTTCCAAAAGATGTACTAAAAAAGTTTTTAATTCATAGCTAGGATTCATTTCTAAGTCAATTGTCTTTTGCCAGTCTTTTAAAAAATCTTTTTTCTTACAAAAAATATATGGTTGTAGTCTTTCAAAATAGTCAGCACATGCTTTTTCATAATCTTCTTGCTTTTCCTTATTTTTTTTGTTTTTTTCATCAGTTTTTGAAACAAATGTAAATGATTTATGTATTAAATCATTAAAATTAGGAACACATGGAATATCTGGACAGTAAATATTCCATAAAGCATATGCTGCTATCCAGATAAAATCTTCATCTTCTCCTTTTATGTTTGCTTGTGGATAAAAAAGTTTTTCAGCAAGAGTTTCAGGATAATTAACAGTTTGTGCAACTTTAATAAATTCTTGCTTGTCAACAGAAACACCAAATAAGGAAAGTTTATTTAGTATCTTTTTTTCAGGCCATTTTAAAACCTTATCCATAACAAGATAATCAGGTCTTTTTTCCCATTCCTCAATATTATTTTTCATCATTGAAAGAAATCCAAATTGAATAATTTCATTAAATTCTCCTTGTTCATATTTTTTTAATTGTTCTGATGCAAACGTGTATTTTGGGTTTAACTCGAGTGCTATTTTAAGGCAGTTAAGACCAAGAAAAGGTTTTCCTGAAAACAAATAAGAAATTCCTGCATTACAAAAAACACGATAAATATCTTGACTTGTTGTTTTTGTTTCAAGGAGTTTTTCAAAGGTTTTATCAAATTCTTTTGAAGCTTTTACAAAATTTTGTTTACTCATGTATAACATTGCCTTGTAATAGTAGTCAGTCCATTTCATTGGTGGAAGTGTTGTTGTTTTAATAATTACATTTGTTGGTTCTCCACGTTTTTCCCGTTCTTTTAGCACGTCAAAATATGTTAGGCCTTTGAGTTTTTGTGTAGGTAAAAGATGACTGAGTTTTACTGTTGTGTTAATGAGGTTTTGAAATAATTCCGCATCTACAAGTTTTTCTTTGTTTAACAAACCAGTTAGCATGGTTACTATTGTCATTGGGTCTTCATTTATGTCTTTTATCCACCTTTTTATAGAATCAGTTGATACATATGAATCAAGTTTACATTGTTGTAGAAGATTTGAAAGTCTTTCCTCAACCATGGATAATTCTTTACCCATCCCTTCCAAATCATCACCAAGAATATATATATAAATACTATTTATTATATTTTACTAACATTTATCTATATTTATCTATAATATTGTATTATTTTAAGTTGTAATCAATAAAACTTTATTTGAAAAAATCTAATTAAAATAAACAAAAATAGGAATAATATTGGTAAATTTTTTTGCAAATAAATATTATCAAAATGAAATCAATTTTTAATTAAATGTTTTCTAGTATTTTCAATAAATATTTGTAGAATTTTTCAACCGTGCTTACATGTAGTTGCTCTTCTGGCGAATGCGGGTATTTAAGTGTTGGGCCAATACTGATCATGTCCATGCTTGGGAATTTTTCACCAATTATTCCGCATTCAAGTCCTGCATGTATTGCTTCTACTTTTGGTTCAGCACCATACATTTCTTTGAATATTTTTTTTGAAAGTTTCAATATTTTCGAGTCAAGGTTTGGTTTCCAACCAGGATATGGTGTTTCTTCTGTTACTTTTGCACCGGAAAGCTCTGAAATTGCACGGATTCGATCTCTTAGATTTTGAAGAGCAGATTTAATTGAACTTCTTGTGCTAAATATTATCAAAACATTTTTTTCGCTGAAAGAAACCTTTGCTAAATTTGTGGATGTTTCAACAAGATTTGGTATATCATAACTCATTTTATCAACACCATGTGGTAGCCCATGCAGCAAGTTTAGTATTTTTTCCTGTGCATCCTTTGTTAAAGCTGTTTTTAGTTTTTCGGTTTTTTCTATTTCTACCTTGAAATTTGGGTCAATTGGTTTTATTTCTTCAAAAATATCTTTTTCTTCTTTTTTTATTGAGTCGATAAGCGCTTCTTTGTTCATTTTATTTATTGATATTTTTGCATTTGCCTCTCTTGGTATTGCATTGTGTTTATCCCCTCCTGTAATTTCTGTTACGTAGAAGTCATGGTTTTTTGATGCTTTCCAAAGTATTCTTGCAAGTATTTTTATGGCGTTTCCCCTTTGTTCATGAATATCCACTCCAGAGTGACCTCCTCTAAGACCTGAGACTCTAATTATCATGCTTTCAAGCTCTTGCTCAATTGATTGTGTATTTATTGGGACCTCAATTTTTGAATCTCCTCCTCCTGCACAACCAACAGTTATGACACCAAAATCTTCACTGTCTAGATTAAGCATTATTCTTCCTGAAAGCATGTGCGGCTCTAAAGCAAATGCACCTGTAAGCCCTGTTTCCTCATCAACAGTGTATAATGCTTCTATTGGGCCATGTTTTATTGTTTTATCTTCAAGTATTGCTAGACTTATTGCAAGCCCTATCCCATTATCTGCTCCTAATGTTGTTCCGTCTGCTGTTAGAATATCTCCTTTTAGTTTTAGTTGTATTGGGTCTTTTGTGAAATCAAATTTTACATCTGTGTTTTTTTCACAAACCATGTCCATATGACCTTGTAAAACAATAGTTGGTTTGCCTTCTAAACCTTTACTTGCAGGTTTTGAAATAACAACATTACCTGGTTTATCAGTTTTGAATTTTAAATTATTTTTTTTAGCAAAATTAATTATGTATTCTCTTATTTTTTCCTCATGTTTTGAGCATCGAGGTATTTTTCTTATTTCATTAAAATGTCTCCATACTATTCTTGGCTCTAAATTAGTAATTTCAGTCATATATTCTCCTCCCTATGGAGTCAAACATGTAATATTATATGGTAAATAAACATTTGCTATAGTTTTTTAGAAATATTTTATATAATCTTTATTTATTATCTTTGAAAAATTTAAGGTGATTTGTTTATGGATTGGGGAATGAAAAATAGATTATCAAAAATAATTAAACCAAAAGATGGTCATACAGTCATGCTTGCTGTTGATCATGGTTATTTTATGGGTCCAACATCTGGACTTGAAAATCTTGGAAAAATGGTTAATCCTCTTTTGCCTTTTGCCGATACATTGATGCTTACAAGAGGCGCTCTAAGAAATTATGTTGATCCAACTGTCGATATTCCCATTGTTTTGCGTGTTTCAGGTGGAACAAGCATTATTGGAAAGGAACTTCTTCATGAAGGAACAGTTGTTTCTATAGAGGATGCTATTCGTTTAAATGCTTCAGGTGTTGCTTATTCAATTTTGGTTGGTGCTGAGTTTGAGCGTGATACTATTCTTGGGTTGACTAATTATATTGATGAGGCTGAGCGATATGGTATTCCTGTTGTTGCTGTTACTGCTGTTGGAAAAGACATGGTTAGAGATGCGCGTTATATGAGTCTTGCTTCTCGAATGGCTGCCGAGCTTGGTGCCCATATTGTTAAAACCTATTATGTTAAAGATTTTGAGAAGGTTATTGAAACCTGTCCTGTTCCTGTTGTTATTGCTGGTGGTAAAAAGCAACCTGAAAAAGAAGCTTTTGAAATGGCTTATAATGCTTTACAGGCTGGAGCAATTGGTGTTGATATGGGTCGTAACATCTTTCAGAGTACAAACCCAGTCAACATGATTAAGGCTGTACGTGCAATTGTTCACAACAAGGCTACTGTGAAAGAAGCCTATGATATATTTAATTCTAAGAAAAAATAAACAAGGTTATATTAAGGCATACTTTTAAATAAAAAAATCGTATTATCCCTAAAAATAAAAAAGATTTGGAGAGGAAAAGAGGCAAAAACTATGTTGGAATGGATAATACTACTAATTGTAGTAATAATTGTATTAGTTGTTATAGCGTTCTTCTTTAGCTATTACAACAAAATAAGAGTATATGAAAACAGGATAGATAACGCATGGGCACAGATAGATGTACAGCTTAAACGTAGAGCAGACCTGATACCTAACCTTATGGAGACCGTAAAAGGATATATGAAACATGAAAGAGAGGTTTTGGAGAATGTTACAAAGGCAAGGGCAGCTATCATGAACGCAAAGACACCTCAAGAGAGTATAAATGCAGATAACATGCTTACAGGTACTTTAAAAACCTTGTTTGCTGTCGCTGAAAACTACCCTGATCTTAAGGCAAACCAGAACTTCTTGAACCTTCAGGATGAACTCACTCACACTGAGGATAAGATAGCTTATTCGAGACAACACTATAACGACTCTGTTTTGGCATACAACAACCTGATAGAGACGTA
This genomic window contains:
- a CDS encoding LemA family protein, coding for MLEWIILLIVVIIVLVVIAFFFSYYNKIRVYENRIDNAWAQIDVQLKRRADLIPNLMETVKGYMKHEREVLENVTKARAAIMNAKTPQESINADNMLTGTLKTLFAVAENYPDLKANQNFLNLQDELTHTEDKIAYSRQHYNDSVLAYNNLIETYPGKLFAGDRKEKQMLQIPEASREVPKVSF
- the lsrF gene encoding 3-hydroxy-5-phosphonooxypentane-2,4-dione thiolase, translated to MDWGMKNRLSKIIKPKDGHTVMLAVDHGYFMGPTSGLENLGKMVNPLLPFADTLMLTRGALRNYVDPTVDIPIVLRVSGGTSIIGKELLHEGTVVSIEDAIRLNASGVAYSILVGAEFERDTILGLTNYIDEAERYGIPVVAVTAVGKDMVRDARYMSLASRMAAELGAHIVKTYYVKDFEKVIETCPVPVVIAGGKKQPEKEAFEMAYNALQAGAIGVDMGRNIFQSTNPVNMIKAVRAIVHNKATVKEAYDIFNSKKK
- a CDS encoding helicase-related protein → MIQTNLSMFLKEDSPSYEKDNIYIHKPYIRKNTIFARQYQLDIASRACLKNTAVILPTGLGKTIIAFLVIAEVLPKKILFLAPTKPLIQQHYENCKKYLAIDEEKIIMLSGNVSAKKRVKLFNQATIIIATPQTIYNDIKNKRYTLKDLGLVIFDEMHKAVENYAYVKIARECCCRILGLTASPGSKKKKIAKILENLKITHIESRTRDDVDVKNHVKEILIDWIKIPMDENLKSIQKPLYSLYLEVLEKLNKLGILTYKKPKYLSKKDILDARATISKRFKRKPFVFTLYNYHTILLHTYHCLELVETQGITSFLKYIEKFTKKQKLTRSEQMFFNHPLLKQALTFAQKNCKTSHPKLDVLQKIVKKQFKEEPDSLILIFTQYRDTIDSIEKTLKEIPQAHFHRFIGQATQTTTKGMNQKEQQKVINRFRNRDINILIATSIAEEGIDIPNVNRVIFYEPIPSEIRGIQRKGRTGRSHIGRVTILITENTRDEAFFYAEKQKEQKMYNIVRKMK
- a CDS encoding aminoacyl-histidine dipeptidase translates to MTEITNLEPRIVWRHFNEIRKIPRCSKHEEKIREYIINFAKKNNLKFKTDKPGNVVISKPASKGLEGKPTIVLQGHMDMVCEKNTDVKFDFTKDPIQLKLKGDILTADGTTLGADNGIGLAISLAILEDKTIKHGPIEALYTVDEETGLTGAFALEPHMLSGRIMLNLDSEDFGVITVGCAGGGDSKIEVPINTQSIEQELESMIIRVSGLRGGHSGVDIHEQRGNAIKILARILWKASKNHDFYVTEITGGDKHNAIPREANAKISINKMNKEALIDSIKKEEKDIFEEIKPIDPNFKVEIEKTEKLKTALTKDAQEKILNLLHGLPHGVDKMSYDIPNLVETSTNLAKVSFSEKNVLIIFSTRSSIKSALQNLRDRIRAISELSGAKVTEETPYPGWKPNLDSKILKLSKKIFKEMYGAEPKVEAIHAGLECGIIGEKFPSMDMISIGPTLKYPHSPEEQLHVSTVEKFYKYLLKILENI
- a CDS encoding SEC-C metal-binding domain-containing protein, with amino-acid sequence MGKELSMVEERLSNLLQQCKLDSYVSTDSIKRWIKDINEDPMTIVTMLTGLLNKEKLVDAELFQNLINTTVKLSHLLPTQKLKGLTYFDVLKEREKRGEPTNVIIKTTTLPPMKWTDYYYKAMLYMSKQNFVKASKEFDKTFEKLLETKTTSQDIYRVFCNAGISYLFSGKPFLGLNCLKIALELNPKYTFASEQLKKYEQGEFNEIIQFGFLSMMKNNIEEWEKRPDYLVMDKVLKWPEKKILNKLSLFGVSVDKQEFIKVAQTVNYPETLAEKLFYPQANIKGEDEDFIWIAAYALWNIYCPDIPCVPNFNDLIHKSFTFVSKTDEKNKKNKEKQEDYEKACADYFERLQPYIFCKKKDFLKDWQKTIDLEMNPSYELKTFLVHLLENPKFEKKVLEITNYLIKQIPHPDWNGIELISCIIHNDPKWNELYKELKKKYPFYCYLAYDLAQYYFEKKNYLHAEFYLTEALKIIDNRVEKNMFSIDTIKTTIYDDYMHVINFLEDVLEKSNADLEKRKLLNAKKQLVEKNSKIYSKSPNLEKYDNAMDKLFTKLEKKETEKSSAFQYFKYLSKFGINFESEKPVETKETILKIQPESFLSTRKQKEENHWNKKYGSKIGRNDPCPCGSGKKYKKCCLEKDRKRFGM